The genomic stretch GACACATTGATGATGTCAAGGTTCCTTTCTCATTTTTATAACCAACACATTGAGGTGCTGCAAACAATGTTGGGCTATCTTTGACATGCTCACATGCTCTTACCCAGTCTTGACCATTTCTTAAATGAAGGCCTAAGAAACCACCACCATTCATATTTTCTTTGATGAATAACTTAGCTTTGTCCAATATTTGGACATTccatttaagatatttttgcAAATGTACATTTTCTGCCTGAACAGGAAAACTAGCTGGTGcacctaaaataaataaatgtaatttttcaagtGTTTACAAAGGGTTAGAATAAGTTaacaaagaaaaacattttggTATACCTGTGAAAGCTAACACAGGCCATTCTTGTGGTCTGTACTTAATAATCCACtgttgtataataattttgttatatgcATCATAATTTAAAGGTCCATAAAATTCAGAATCACTAAACTCTATATTAAAAGTGTCCCAAAAGGGCCCAAATGGATTGCCTGACTTTGCATTACAACTTTTTTCATAATCCCCAATTCTAGGAGTGTAGCAAAAGGATATCCTTTTGTCTTGGGGCCAAATGTTTGGTGCAACTTCTTGCATAAAGGTTTCCATTGTCACAATTTTGTTGTAAACAGTTAATGGCTTTGTATCAAAGTAGGTGTCAAAAGGGACTTGAATTGATTTCACTTCTCCATATCTGTATTCCACCCATGGAGGAAGAATTAATGTCCTATTAAGTGCTTTACTAAATGCTAGAGCTCCTAAAAAATGATCAGCTTGGTTTCCAAATctacctaaaaaaatatatgttatttgaacacaaataaattatttattaaaactaaagttCACAtcagtaaaaattttaatatgaccTATTCAATTggagaaaatttaatttttccatAATAAGGAATAAGAAATGTatcatgaataataaatattcatttaacaaCTTACCCATGCAGGGACAATAGGCAATGTATCCACTTTCATCATAACaataacttatattaaatatgtttactaGAATTATTAAGCatttaatgatattattttgaaagatACCCATTACggatattaaaagttttaaatttacattatttagtaaCTACCTATGTATTCTGCCCTAACTGATTctcgttttaatatttattacaattttaaaagttgttGAGTGTTGACCCGAACCGTTGCAAGTTGAAACTATTATCTGTGTCCAGTGTCCACTGTCCTGTGAAAAGGATACTGGATAGTgggtgcgttttccaattacagcactagagcgcattatgcggcataatgctcaacgttgaatgttccaactacagcaacgcttcgcacaattgagcactctcaaaactaatgctctcgcgtgcttctcgcaataaataccaaatcagtgacagaaaattgaccagtgtttttctttaagttggcatttatcgaaattttcgttagtaaatattatttaaggttgaaaaatttgtaaggctttcgtttcgtcatagattttgaaaataattaaagttatttcaaactgctaaaaaaaataaatataagtatggatgaaggtataaatagttacttttttatattctacatttaaaatatgaatacaattttattttaaaattcggatctgtaaacaaatttattttacaggattatacttttgtaaacattgcaatggttttgaaaaagtatataattttttgagaaatcattttaaaaaattactcaaaacgtaaatgatgtaaacttcttacatgaaactacatatatattttactgttaatttagcttatattctttaaaggttttttcttatttcagtaaaaaaatggtaatgacataatttgattattaaaataagcgtaaaaagttttcaaccaattattattgttaaccacattatttatacacaaacgaggttgctaactctattcagaacatttttttttttcaacactgactAACGCACTGTGCTGATTCATTTGAAAACTgattcacgttccaattaagcttcagcattatgcggcattgtgcggcactgagtcgcattATGCTCTGTAATTACAGAACAGAACAGAAATAATCTTATTCTGTTATTTCTGTTCTGTAGACTGTAGTGTCCATCATTTTTGAAcgataaagatataaatatatcatttatttattgggaTAAAACGTCCGTCTACggataaaacatattttttaaaggacaAATATGACAATGGATTTTAAAGAATTCGATAAAGATGATGATTCAGACAGCGATAGTATGAATTATTCCAGTGATGAATTATCAACAGAAGAGGAGCACGAAGACGATGTATCTTCAAATGGTTAGGATGCAGCGTGCTGTTCATATTCGAATAGTTGtcatttaaaactaatatatacaattttagatGAGGCAAAGAACGACGGAGAGGATTCAAATAGTTCCGAAGATGAAGATGAGGTAGTAAGAGCTATTAaagctgaaaaaaataaacccaGGGATCATCCACCAACTATAAACACAGAGGACTTCATTGTAGATATTTGTTTCCATCCTTGTAGAAATTTAATTGCATTGGCTAATATAGTTGgtgatattttgttatatgaaTACAATAATGATGAAACAAAACTAGTTAACTGTTTAGAATTACATATGGAAGCCTGTAGAGATGTAGAGTTTGATAATGAAGGCAGTGTTATGTATTCTACAGCTAAGGTAATTATGCATTGTTTAATCTTATCTCATACATCATGTTATTCTTGTTGAGTTAACAGTTAATTAACAGATTACATCCAGATTTTAATTAGGTAACCAGTTGTCCAATccaatcttaaaataaaattgctgCATGCTAATTGAAAACAATTAGTTAAtgtattaagatttaaaatttatattttagttgcactgttctttagatttttatatatatatattaatctgtaGAGAATTTAATAGATGGCTCTTAGTATAGTGTTGTTTCCTGAATGGCAGTAGAAGATATGATAGGTATTGTATTCTGAGATTGGTTATTTGTTGTAGAGACCTGTGTCACCTGTAGTGTCTACTCAATTTTTTGTGTAGTTTGTACACTAGTGTTATTAATCCCAGttaatataatagtattttttttaaatatattgaccaTATTATTTTAGGATAAAGTTATTATGGCAACTGATGTTGAAActggaaaattaaaacaatgttatGAGAAAGCTCATGATGATCCAGTGTATAAGCTGTTTAGTTTGGATGTCAATAAATTTGTTACaggtaatttcttttttaatatatgttaagTAATGATGACAAATTATTGGAAAATAAAGATATCACAacacaacatttaataaatagtcaaataacataattttttttaatatctttgcTTCTAGGAGATGATGCTGGCATAGTGAAACTTTGGGATTTACGTCAAAAAGATCCTATATTCACCTTGAAAATTGGAGAGGATTATATATCTGATATAATAACTAATGAAGCACAAAAGTATTTAGTATGTGCTGGTGGAGATGGAACATTAACATCAATAGATCTTAAAGCAAGGTAATGGGCATTAAAGTGtttctttttataactaaagaACTATCAGACTAGATATATTcatgattaatttttttaatattaatttcaactttgttataaattattagatatCTGTTGCTAAAGTATAAGTTTTTTgatattctattgtattattaggcaaattgtattatattctCTAATAGAATGTTACTTGGAATTTTTTTAGCAAAATTTACACTGCTTCTGAGCAATATGAGGCAGAATTAACATGTCTAGGTTTATTTCGCTCTGAGACAAAATTACTCGTTGGAACATCAGTTggaaaattctatttatttaactggAAACAATTTGGTTATCATAGTGATGAATATGTTGGACAGAAACATTCAATTCAATGCATGATTCCAATTACCCAAAACATTGTTGTATCATCAGGAGAAGATGGTATAATACGAGCTGCACATATGTTTCCACAAAGGCAACTAGGAATTGTTGGTCAACATACACTTCCAGTAGAGTGCTTGGATATAAGCCATGATGGCCAATATATTGCATCAAGTTCACACAATgatgatattaaattttggaATATATCTTACTTTGAATCAATTGATTctctaataaatgttaatgaaaaGCAAAATAAAAGGAAGGATATGAGTAATAATTTGCCCTCAAGTACTGTTAAGAATGcttctgattttttttcagGATTGTTATGAAATTGTTAGGTGCAGAAACTATTATAAGGCGAATtggtttgaaaataaatacaaaaatttttgtatgttcataattctttaattttttctattaaactaCCATGAAGTACTTATATGATTAGACTATAGTATGTAATGACGAGAAAACATATTTCTTATACGGTATACAGATCGCCAATAAAAATAGTCATTAAATGTGATCAGTCATATATGATCTCACTCTTATACTTCCTGTAAtcacacattttaaatttttctttttcatcaGGTGAATTTCCAACTTGCTGGAAGGATGGATTTATCCTCCCCATTCCTAAACAGGCTAATCCTACAAATTTTCTGATTTTCAACCAATCTCGATTTGGTCTTTACTATCCAAGGTACTTGAACGCCTAATAATACGCATCTAAATGATCTCCTAAACAGAAATTGTGTACTTAATCCACTTCAGTCTGGGTTTCGTCCTGGTCATACCACCATTACTGAGCAGGTCAGAGTCGCCAATGACATTCGCGAAGGCAAGGACCACAAACAACTCATAAGTCTCACTGTTAGATTTCATCAACGCTTTAATTCAATAAGCTTCTAAATGCTACTGGGTTTGTTAAGgtctattaatatttcttaacatgCTATTAACTGATTCTCTATCTTAATGGGCGCCGCCAATGCATTAAGACCAACAATTGTCTGTCTCAGTCGAGTTTGATTGAATCTGGGGTTCCACAGGGCAGCATACTTTCTCCTATTCTATTAACTTTCTGTCtagcatttaattttaatttatacgcCGATGATCTTAAAATCTACGTTCAATCAAATCTCAATGACCTCCCGCTCCCTAGTAATACAATCTACAAACTATGAGCTGGCAAAGATAGTTGACTGGAGTAAAGATTTTGGTCTCCAAATCAATCCTAGCAAGAGCAAAGTTGTTAAAGggaaaataattactaagGCATCAGAAAGTAAAGAATATGGGGGTGTTATTTGATTTATCCTGGGAACAACATGTTAAGGAAGTTGCAAATTGTACGGTTCCTCCAGGATCCTGCCACGTCTTAGTAATTTTCTTCCCTTTAGCACTATATACCTAAACGAGGAATTGCTTAATCAAATGAATCGTCTCCAAAATTTaggtatttgttttaaattagtcataaaataattacggGTAACGATTTAGAAATCCGTTCCCCAAATTTGATGATACTGAATACTGATTACGTAGGTGTCTCGGGTGGGTGATTTTTGCTGCCGGAGTTGCGACTAAgtaattaagtattaaaaaaaatgatttaaaattttgtaaaatgtattgaTATTCGTAGGTACATTTACAAACAAATCGtacattttctacttttctattggttattagagatgtgacattctgcataaaaaacatcggttttttaattaatcgattgctttttagcatgaaaaatcgatgatttttttatattcatcgattatttcctaatttttaactttaaagttTAGAATAATAACCCCCAACCACTTTTACGCGCCAGaaccatttatttaaaaaaaatattaatatactaaccgaacaatagaaaataattggttttttggacagctccggcgctacgggaaatgccTTCACCCTTGCGTACCTAAGtacaggcattttattcaacGCGCCTACggttttaaaataacactctaggggtaaaacagacttcgaaaaaaaatcaCGTCACATCTCTAATAACCAAtgcttaatactaataataaaacctttgCTTTATACTATTACTTTTATTCATAGTTTCATTTTAtctaaataactatatgtaatttgtagttttgcacttcttgcgatcaccttatatatttatttttctcacagtggttgcgtAGAAGCTAGAAGAGtccgctcgaaagcgataaggtcACCAGTTGCCcaccttttcatttaataaatttaattgtactatatttctCTAtacttgcaacgaagtgttaataaaaaaatgatattaattttcaaacaATGTGCCATAATGCCAacacatttaacattatacatatatgataTACTCTATGGCTCTTATAGCATTTTGTCTGTCATAGTGCTGAATTGTGATCAACGTCATTCAGAGATGTTTATACGTCAGATGTCAATACTGTTTGTTTGTCAAATCAATTGCAAGTGTCATTGTAAGTTTacaatataaagtttttaaatttctaagtAGTACGTACTAACCAATAACCATTTGAGGACTACAAGTGGTCGGATTCGTAGGTCCTGAAAAATATTCTGATTTGTGCTTTAACTTAAAGTTTAATTAGCTTTTCAGTTGATTATATCTTtgattttcgtaaaataattaattacacatTCTGCTAAGCCTAATATAATTACAGCTGCTACTGgtttcatttttcttatcATCATCTTCAAAAGGGTACGTACCtagttttttaaaaagaacGTAACATCATTTTAATgctcttaataataatattatatatacattaaatctGGACTTATTGagtttcaatataatttatttcaaatattattacgtGGAATAATGCAATGTGGAGTTCATATCcatagtattaaaattaattaattattatcatagtAGTTTTAAAAAGCCATAGCTTAAAATGCAACATATACTTCATCATCAATTGCACGTTAATGTTCTAAAATGTAAGGCCAGGAATGGATACTAGCCCTTactatgtttataaaatgacCTTATAATATTGGGTGAAatcttattacatatttaaattatatttattatcaaagcAATATGAAAAGATTGTaaggaataattttttttctaaaaccaAATGGTtaagtttatttcttttaagtttACTTAGACCATCTAATTCGTAACTTAACACCTAAAAGCCTTTTTCTTTATGTgctttatattacatataatatctCTTCTTTCCacaataaagaaaaagaatgtatatttttatgcgTCAATGTAGTGTCGatatatatgtaagtataatagcatttattgataattcatgtatatttaaaaaaaattttttttttttaaatattatatactcttaaaatcttaaaacatgaagatcaaaataattatgatgaCGCCCGTTGTAGATCCCCCCTCTGTTTGTCTATCTCTTTCTAACAACTACGTAAGGCTGTTGCACGTGTATCGGACACGCGACTCACGTGCGGCCGTTGCGTGAGTGAATAccacattataaaataattgttagttGGTATTTTTGTCGTGCTTAAGGTCGCATGTTAACTTAGAGTTCGTATGTTAACCACCCTATGGtggttttgtgttattttgtaGAAATTTAAGTACTTCGTTGAAGTTTAGAATATCGTATGGTCGACGCTTATATTAGATCCTTGCATctacttttttgttttgtattaaaaaataaaaataaaaatagtataataaataaacttaatacaTGTACATACTATGAACATATTTAAAGTTACTACTTTcatggattttttaaatattgttaggCTTTGGCGGCCGACGTTTTctttaatagaataaatattagGTTAACCTTTACCTATGAAATTGAcgatttgtatgaaaattttatatattgttaatcaaagtatgtacTAGACCAAACTATCTATACAATTTTGCCATTTTGATAGTAATCCGGTCAAATAagactaaaaaataggggtagaACAAGAGAAAGCAGAAGttaatgatgatttagattcagacggataaattttcttattttttgtaatttacacgcctttcatcattttcaacccttgtcAATATCTACAGTTATTCAATAGTTCAAACTAAACAGAATCATAAAAGATCAGTGGAATAGGCCTACCGGGGAaaccacattaaaaaaaaacgcgcTAAGTAAACTACCTCAAAGGTGGCGTGAAAACGTGTgcatattatgacgattacaactctttcaactttttgaatcgttatatctcaaaaacggtgactcttaggaaaaaaagtatatagacattttttatagataattatctgatctacaatttttgtctaaactaattttatgataaaacttaccattttgctgaaaatcgcgaaaaactCGTTTTTGTGATCTTAGACCCCGAGTAGatttttttgcacgtgccggatcgatgaggacttttcacatttcctttataatagtgtattgagcaatcctaccaatattcagccaagtgGGAATTTTTGTAACCTTGgatgtctaaattgaccggactaTAGAAGTTTGTTTATCCTTACTGTAGAAGTCTACCGGACGGGAGGTAATGAAATCAGCGAAAGCGTTTCGTACTGTCTTTCGGACGtcgaattttttaaaaagtttacaaacttataaaaaaaagtagaaATCTATTCGGGCAAGGTCCGATGAGTACGATGAGCATTGCGATGGTCGCAAGATCGTTACACAAGTCAAGTCGGTCTGTGAGCGTTACGCGTTGTCAAGGAGAAGCAATGGAGAAGAGCGATAGACCAGTCTTGGTTGTTGAATTGCGTGCTTCTCCAACATTGTTTGCAATTCTTGGCGAtaaacaaagtcaaagtcaaatcatttatttcaattagagcatctaaaatggcacttttgattctagttgccccttccaaaaggtagtttcgtgtggtgaagaatgggcaagaaactccacacttactcttttaaaataggtttacaatattttgttacatttgttaaataattatatgtgaagacaatgtactcttagaataaactactatactaaaaaagttagtatacatgttcctcacatatttacaaatatcgaaaccgtagaatattaacattaaagagtcataaaaatattaaaaaaacacaacaaaacagtgtgtgagatacaaaaaaaaaattacatttgtagcattataaatttaaaaagacgTCTGGCCTTACTTTTATTAAGAAGATGTGATGTACAAGTCCGGCACTGGTCCACCAGGCGATTATCTCCTTATGAGTAATCTTTTTTGATAAGGTACTTTACCTGGGTCCAACCAGGTAACAATCCGATTTAGAATTTCCTCTTTTTATGCCGTTTAAGTACATAGTACATATAGTACAATACATGCTTCGAAGCGTAAGTCTCGCTGTTGGTCGCTTAGTTCGGGTGGCACCCACTTATCTAGCTTATCTTTCCGATTTGACGCAAGTGCTTCAATGTTATTTTGACACTAACTCCAAGTCCTGCAGGAAGCTCAGCCGTAGATTGAGTTGGATCCGCTTCCACTATCGACTTGAATTCGTCGTTGTCCAGAATGGTTACCGGCCGACCGCGCGTGGCTGGTTTAGCTCAACATTTTCAGATTTAAAACGATTGAACAGATAATGGATCGTGTTTATGCAAGCAGTCTTATGCTCGTACACGTCGTTAATGTTTTTCGTATTAATTGCACAGAGGTGTATCCACGTATATCCACTCATAGTCGAAAATTGTACGGAATTGCAGTGTATCCATTACACCATAAACTACCACAATTTCAcgaaaaccaaaaaaaaatctaaatgcaAATGCCTGTattgtatttgaaaataaattaataaggctctcgaataaaatttatttgaatttcgaattgcGCGCCAATCCATAGATATATGTCAGTAAATGCTGGTTATAGACTCTCCAATTACTTTGTAAAGAGCTAACATAGGTAAatagctattattattactatttgaGAAACGTAAACATCTCCTTTCGAGTCCCTTCAGTAGTATAAGTACTACACCCTAGGCAGTTTAGTCAAAATATGTTGTAGAAAGAAAGActtttaatagataataaagagaataatatttaatagatactaaatattagtagaaatgataataaagctcaattttaataaaaatgttattttaaaaatagagatatataaaacacaaattaacttgattaatttatatttcgtaaAAGTGACACGTGTTTCATTCTCACGTTTTAACCGGAGCAAAGTTTGTGTGGCTTGAATCCtcattgttgattaaaaataaagttaccGAACAACGTTTtcgtgtttcatttattttgctaaaagtaaaacaaagaACAGCAAACTGAAGCATTTGAAAGTATACACTGTtgattaaacttttttaattaacgtgatgtttttataacatcattttatatttattataatttttacttaggtatttttgttaaaaggtAAAATATGGAGTGGGTTCTGCGGGGTCCTCAAATTCACAGCACCTTCGGCAAACTTGGATTTGCTCATGCTGAGGGATATCACATCAATGAAAACTGCAATGGTAAGACCGGCATGCGTACAATGATTTTGCTAAATGCGATATTTGCATTTTGAAATCTATGTACACATAATATGCTTTGGTTGTATATAGCTTTTAAAACCAAAACCTATTTTGCGTCTTTTCTAGTGATTTAGGTTGTTACATGAGAGGCGAACTAAATAATGCCTTAATATTCATTAACgagccgttcaagtattacgtaagcactattgGGGTTTGTCATTGATTTTCATATTTGTTGATTACgttaacagtaattatttacattatctatGCTTGAAAATGCAGGGAGCATGCAAAGAGGAAGGgaggggggataaattgcagtaaatctgcttacgtaatacttgaaccaTCTCTAATTAATTCTaatgaacttaatatttaataatattaagaacttTTGTTTCTATAGATGCTTTGGAATCGATTCTTAATAATATCCTGACCGAAGATAAAAATCTGCGGACATATAGAAGAGGCATCAGTTTCGGGCAGAATATTAAGAAAGATTTGATACCGCTTTTAATACATGTAAAGGATGACACAACAATTGAACTTCTGATTAAGATACTCGTCAATTTGACGATACCGGTGGAGTGTTTGTTGTCAGTGGATAGCATATCGAATTCCGAAGTTGGCAAACATactatatttgaaattaataccTTGTTGTCGTCTACAAAAGCTGCCTTTGTGGACATTCGAGCAACTAAAGTAATAGTGGAGTTTCTTAAAAAGAATTCGGATTTCGAACAAAATACAAAGTTAACTGTGGAACAATGTACGAATATAAGCAACGCGTTATTGTTTTTGCGGAACATTCTTCATATTCCAGAAGACAATATTATGTCGTCTAGTTATAGTGGACCACCTCACATGTTACAAAATCAGATAATATGGAATCTTTTTAGTCAAAGCATTGACAAAAGTTTAATAAAGCTTATGAATATTCAGGAGTCGGtaagaaatttttaatgattaaagCTTTACAACGCTTCTTAAACTAGctggtaatattttttataaatttacacgttacaatagcaaattttATGCTGCCTGGCTGCATATTCGTTCGGAAAGTTGTTTCTTTCAGAAGAGTATGTTTCGATCTGTAATATTTACTAAGTAAGAAGTCAGAATTCGTGTTTATGTTAAACTCTAGATTGTAACATTCGTTTTTGGTAGtagttttattagaaaattataCTTCAATCGAAGTTGCAACGTTACTTATACTGTATGAGATATGAGAAATTGAGATTGTATCTGTATTTTGGTTAAATTCCAGATAAATTGGGGTGTTACAATGGTTCAGTTGATAGCATTGCTTTATAAAGATCAACAGGTGACAACGTTACACAAGCTCCTGAATATATGGTTGGAAACATCTTTATCGGAGAGCTCTGAGGATAATGAGAGTAATACAACGCCACCTAACAGGAGTGtgtaattcaaattatttttatacatgtaAATGCATTCAGCGAACTctacgaaatattttttaaatatagaaaggATCTTTTGGTCTCCCATCACAAAAATTTCTCTGTTATCAATccgaaactaaaattatatcaattcAAACATTCCTTCAGCTCGCTTGTGTAAAAAACAATAAGTTACAACAATTTTGTACAGGTAGCAACAATTCTTCTCCAATGTTAACATCCGATGCAACTTCTGATTCTTCTGACACGGGTAGAAGTGGAAAGACAAATGAAGGTTCTAATTCCCTTAACAATAGTTGGGATTCAACCAGAAATATGAGTGAGCAGACATTCCAATCAGACCCAATGCAAAAGAAATCCTGtcgtattataaataatg from Pieris napi chromosome 15, ilPieNapi1.2, whole genome shotgun sequence encodes the following:
- the LOC125056714 gene encoding GDP-fucose protein O-fucosyltransferase 1; the protein is MGIFQNNIIKCLIILVNIFNISYCYDESGYIAYCPCMGRFGNQADHFLGALAFSKALNRTLILPPWVEYRYGEVKSIQVPFDTYFDTKPLTVYNKIVTMETFMQEVAPNIWPQDKRISFCYTPRIGDYEKSCNAKSGNPFGPFWDTFNIEFSDSEFYGPLNYDAYNKIIIQQWIIKYRPQEWPVLAFTGAPASFPVQAENVHLQKYLKWNVQILDKAKLFIKENMNGGGFLGLHLRNGQDWVRACEHVKDSPTLFAAPQCVGYKNEKGTLTSSMCLPTKGEMLKQVKRALKKFPDIKYVFVASDSNHMIEELKKSLKDFHVTLTKLNNSNPHLDLAILGKANYFIGNCVSSFSAFVKRDRDVSGLPSEFWSFPSRKKYKHDEL
- the LOC125056470 gene encoding WD repeat-containing protein 55 homolog, encoding MTMDFKEFDKDDDSDSDSMNYSSDELSTEEEHEDDVSSNDEAKNDGEDSNSSEDEDEVVRAIKAEKNKPRDHPPTINTEDFIVDICFHPCRNLIALANIVGDILLYEYNNDETKLVNCLELHMEACRDVEFDNEGSVMYSTAKDKVIMATDVETGKLKQCYEKAHDDPVYKLFSLDVNKFVTGDDAGIVKLWDLRQKDPIFTLKIGEDYISDIITNEAQKYLVCAGGDGTLTSIDLKASKIYTASEQYEAELTCLGLFRSETKLLVGTSVGKFYLFNWKQFGYHSDEYVGQKHSIQCMIPITQNIVVSSGEDGIIRAAHMFPQRQLGIVGQHTLPVECLDISHDGQYIASSSHNDDIKFWNISYFESIDSLINVNEKQNKRKDMSNNLPSSTVKNASDFFSGLL